In the Aggregatilinea lenta genome, CGGAAGCGCTGTTCGGCTTTTATCCGTCCGCGCTGGGCGGCGCGAAACGCGTCAGTGACATTCTGTGGTCCTGGCTGCAAACCCACCTCGAAAACGGGCACCTGCCGCTATCCGTCGAATTCGTTATGCCTGCCAACGGCATCGACGCCGAGGAAGAAAGTGCGGTCGAGCAGTGGTGCGAGATCGACGGGTGCCCCAGCCAAAGCGACGACAAGACGATGCCCTGCTGGCTGTTCGTGCAAAACGAGACGTTCGGCTCGATCGCGCAGACCTGCCCGATCTACCGGCGGGTGCCGCGCCGCGCGGTCAACGCGCGCGTCGCGGAGGTGCGCGACACCGCCGACCAGTTTCTCGGCACGGTCATCGGCCTGCATGACGTCACATATTACCGCGACCTGGACGATCTGAAGAACCAGTTCGTGTCCACCGTCTCGCACGAGATGCGCACGCCGCTGTCGACCGTAGTCCTGCAAATCGGCACGGTGCTGGCCTACTACGACCGCCTCACCGAAACCGAGCGGCGCGAGATGCTGCACGAGATCCAGGAGCAAGCGCACGTGCTGCGCGACCTGATCGAAGACATTCTCGGCGTGTCGCGCCTGGACGCCCGCCGCGAGTATCCCGAAAAACAGCGCTTCGACCTGGCGGCGCGCTGCCGGGCGCTCGTCTCGGTCATGCGCACGCAGATCCAGCAGAAGAATCTGCGCATCGACCTGGACGGGTGCAGCGACTCGCTCGAAATCACCGCCGACATCGACCAGATCGAGCGCGTGTTCCGCAACCTGACGAGCAACGCGATCAAGTACACGCCCGCCGGGGGCGAGATCCGCGTGCGCCTGACGCAGAGTCACGGCGAAGCGCACCTCAGCGTCATCGACAGCGGCATCGGCATCCCACCCGAAGATCAGTTGTACGTGTTCGACCGCTTCTACCGCGCCGACCAGGCCGCCCTGATCGCGCATGGGACCGGACTGGGCTTATCGATCTGCAAAGAGCTGGTCGAGTTGCACGGCGGTCGGATCGACGTGCACAGCGAGCCGGGCAAGGGCAGCACCTTCACCGTGCACCTGCCGCTGGGCTGACCGCCTCACGCGCACCAAAAAGCGGGCGATATCCGGCATCACCCGCTTTCCATAACGTGGGAACGAACGCGACTACGCTTCGTACGCCTCCAGCCGGTCCAGCACGCTGGATTTGACCGATAGATACACCTCGTCCTCGGTCACGTCCATCACCCACGAGGTCGGCACGAGCTTCTTGGTCTTGAAGATCAGCCCTTCGGAGATCACGAAGTGGCTAACGCGGTCGTCGGCGCTCACGAAGAGGCGCTCGACGTTGCCCACGTGGTCGCCATCGGTGCTGTAGACCTTCGCGCCTTCCTTTAGAGCGATCGTGTTTTCCGGGATGTTGTGGACCACTTGCACCGGCGTCAGGTACGGCGCGTAGCCGTAATTCCCGGCGTAGCCCGGCGACCCCCACCACGCGGCCCCCGCTGGCGGATACCAATAGTACGGCGCGGCGCTGTCGGTACCCGCTGCGGCGCGATCCTCGACGTCTTCCCACGGCACGTAGTAGCGCTCCTCGTAGGGCGGCAGATCGTCTAGATTGTCAATCCCGGCGCGCAGGGTGACTGTGTCTTCCGTCGCGTCAGTCAAATCCTCGATGCGCACGACCTTGTCTTCGGGCAGCAGAAAGCCCTTGCGCACGACGATGTGTGTAACCTCGTCCGTCTTGGGGTCGAGCACGACGCGGTCAACTGTGCCGACTTTGTCGCCACTCACCGTCTTGACCTCGGTGCCATTCTTGAACTCCATCTCAAACTCCCTTTCGTCATTCACAGGCCCCGCGTGCATCCAAAAACACGCCTGCCTGTGCCAGAGTACAACACTGTATAGTAAGCATACGGTGTCTCGCGGCGCGAAACATCAGGAGGTCGGCGTATTTCGGGGTAGGAGAAGTGGGCAGAGTACGGGTAAGCCGGATGACCCATGCGGGGCCAGCGGGGAAACAAAAGAGGCCGCGGCGACCTGCCGGGCCTCTCGATTGTCGTGCGGTTCCGGTCCGGCTATAGGCCGCGAATGACGCGGATCAGGTCCAGAGCGCCGCGCGTGGCGTGCTCGATGCTCTGGAAGTCCCCGGCCTTCACCCAGTCCTTCTTGACCAGATTGCTGCCCATACCCACGCAGGCCACGCCCGCGTCGAACCACGCCCGCAGATTGGCTTCTTCGGTCGTGACGCCGCCCGTCGGCATGAGGCGCGACCACGGTCGCGGGCCGAGCAGGTCTTTGACGAAACCGGGACCGCCCACCGCCGTGCCGGGGAACGCCTTCACGATCTCCACGCCCCATTCCTCCGCCCGCGCGATGTCGTTCACGCTGCCGCAGCCCGGCATGTAGGCCACCTTGTGCCGGTTGCACACCCGCACCACCTCTTCGTTGAAGGTCGGCCCCACCACGAAGTTCGCGCCGTGCGCCATGTACAGCGCCGCCGTCGGCGCGTCGTCCACCGACCCCACCCCGACGATCAGCTCCGGCTGCGCCTGCGCGCAGTGCTTGACCAGCGCCGAAAAGACCTCGATTGCGAAGTCGCCGCGATTGGTGAACTCCAGCACGCGCGCCCCGCCCTTGTACAGCGCGGCAGCGATCTGCCGGGCCGTGTCCACGTCGGCGTTGTAGAACAGCGGGACCATGCCCCCCGCAATCACCGTGTTCAGAACGCTCAATCGATCGAATCGAGCCACTGTAACTATCTCCTGTCTTCAACACATGCCGGATGCCGCCGCGAACACGCTGCATCGCCTGAAACCATACTCGACTTTCGCCGCCGGAGCCAGTCTGCGGGGCGTGGTGAGCTGCTCACGCAACCCGCCACACCCCGGTTCGTTTGACTTCACTCGAGCGGAGCCAGCTCGTAGATCACGATGCCGTCGAAGGACTTCTGGCTCACGATGCGATCCCGCCGGTCCACCAGCCAGTTCGACATATCCGACAGGCCGCGCCGCATCGGGTCGAAGTCACGGACCCAACCCTGGCGGTGGAAGTCCTCCCACTGATCGCGGTAGATGACCCAGATGCGCGGGGCCTCGCGCTCGATGGCCGTTGTATCGGGCGTCTCGGTCTGTAAAAACGCCTCGTCCAGCACGTCCGCGCTGCCGTCATAGGAGTGCTTGAACGCCTCATAGGTCGTCATACGCGCGAACATCACCCGGTCCCCCGGCTGGAACTGCTGTTCCAGGTAGCGCCCCGCCTCGGACCAGTCGGTACGCTGGTAGCTGCCGCTGGCGAACAATTGGACTGACAGCAGCGCCCCGGTCAGCACCACGACGGCAACCGCCGCCCGGCTCCAGCGCGGCGCGAGCCAGCGCCAGCCCCATACGAACAGGATCATCACCGACGGCCCCAGGACCAGCATGTAACGGTCCTTGTACTTGCTGTAGAACGTCACGCCGATGAAAAACAGCGCGAGCACGGGCAGCACGCCCGACGCGATCCAGTACAACCGGTCCGGCTGCGGACGCCACGTCCGCGCCACGACGACCACTCCGGCGATGATGCCCACCGCGCCCAGCACGACGCCCGGCACGGAGAACCACTGCCACGTGCCGTCGAAGCCTGCCAGCAGGTTGAGGAACGTGATCGGCAGGTCGCTGAGCACCGGCGGGTGCGCCATGCCCACGTAGCCGACCGGCTCGTATTCGCCGGTCGCCAGCAGCATCCACAGCCCCGCCGGAGCGACGGCCAGTGCTTGCGCGATGCCCCACGGAATCCACATCTCGCGCGTGCGCCGCCACAGCACCAGCAGCAGCACGCCCTGCGCCGCCGGGAGCGCCAGCGACGAGTAATGCGTCATGTAGGCCAGCACGCTGCACAGCCAGAACAAGATCCACGTGCGGCGCGAGCGCTGCCCGCGCACCAGCCGGATGAACAGGTAGGTGAACAGCAGGCAGAACAGGAACAGCAGCGTATAAAAGCGCGCCGTGCGCGACAGGATGACGTGCAGCGGATTCACCGCCAGCAGCGCGCCGACTTCCAACGCCAGCAGCCGGTCGCCGTACAACTGCACGATGATCACCATCAGCAGCGCGATGTTGACTACGCCCAGGATCACCGCCGGGAGCCGCAGCAGCACGTCCGAACTGTGCGGCAGGATCTGCATCATCATGTAATAGATCGGGGCCTGGTTGCCCGCGCCCAGGATCGAGTCGATGGCGTCTTCCAACGGCACGTTGGCGCGCAGCGAGGTGAGCACCTCATCCGTCCAGAAGTCCGCGCCGCCGAGATTCCAGGCGCGCAGCCCCATCCCCACCAGCAGAATGATCGCCACCGCCACCAGATAGCGCGCCTGGGACATCGCGACGGGGCGCAAGGCGGCGTGCTCCATCGCCGGAGCGTCCACGAGCGGGTGGGCGGTCCCAGGCTGTGAATTTGCAGAGTGCATAAAGTGTCCTTCTCCTTGAAGGCCGCAGGCGCGTGTTGAGTCAGCTCAATCAGCAGAGAGTCTAAAAAACGCCCATCTTCATTTTATCGTATCGCCCCGGAGGCTGTTAATGCACCTTTTGCATGGGAGAACAGGTTTCTCATTCGCCTATTGACCCGTGATCCGTCGGGTCAGGGCTTGCTCCGCCCGTTTTTGCCTTCGCCTTGTCCCCTTTCCTCCGCGTGCGATGCGGTTGGCGAACGTGACGCGCTGTTGTTTCGTAGGAGCGGGGCTTGCTCCGCCCGTTTACCATCGCCGCGTTCTGCTCGTCTCCGCTTACGTTAGGGCAGACGGCACAAGCGCATAACATGCCCTACCAGATGGTACGGTGCGCCGCGCAAAAGGTTCCGTAGTCGCGGAGTGGCCTAGTACGAACCGAGCCACCTGACCACCGCTAAAATCCGCCACGTGCCTCATTTCGCCGCCGCGCAGGGCCGGTAAAGTAGAGATATCAGAACGTTGAGCACAGCCTGTGGAGGGATCTCATGAGCGAGTACCATCCTAAAGGGGATGATCACGACCAGCACGACGACGATTACCAGGAAGAATATGGGCCTGGATACAAGTACAGCGGCGGCGATTACGATCCGCGCAAGGTGAGTACGCGCGACCGCGAATATTACGCGCAGTCGTACGGACAAACCGAGGGAGACGCACAGGGCGACGCGATGCCCAAGAACCCGGACTACGACGCCGACGAGGACCCGCGCTACTACGACGATCCGAAGCGCAAGCAAGAAGAAGCCGAGCACGAGGAAGCGATCAGCCGCCGAGCGGCGATGCCGGAAAACCTTGAGGAGTGGGAAGAGCCGGAACACGCCGAGCACTACGAATACAACGCCTACGGCAGCGACGCGCACGACCCCGACCAGACGCGCGTCGAGGACCCGATGGAGTTCGATCCGTCCACTGACCGGCGCGAGGACGGGCAAATTTACGATGACGTCATTGAGTTGTTCGTGCGCGACGATAGGCTGGACGGCGATAAGGTCCACGTCGCGGTGGACCAGGGTGAAGTCGTGCTGAGCGGCACGGTCAAGGACAAGCCGGTCAAGGTCCATGCGGAACAGGCCGTGCGGCGAGTCGCGGGCGTGCGGATCGTGCACAATGCGCTCAGCGTGCCGGGCGACGAGGGTTGATGCAGGTTTATCCTACTTAGACTTACCCGCTGGCGGCGTTTTTAGCGTCGCCAGCGTTTTTTGATTCTGCCCATGATCCGCGTGATGGCCTCATCCCAATGCGATACACCTCGCCCCTACGCACCGGCACGGTTTTGCTTGTCTCCCCTCTCCAGCCCAGACTGGAGAGGGGCCGGGGGTGAGGTCGCGCCGAGAGCGGGTTGCTCCCTACTCCCACGGATTTTCCATCGTCTGGATCAGCACGGGCCGCCCGATCTTCACGTTGTCGCGGCGTGTGACCAGCCACAGCACCAGATCCGCGATGTCTTCGGGCCGCAAGCACTTGTCCTCATTGAGACCCTTCGATCCCTGCGACATTTCCGAAATCACCATGCCGGGGCAGATCACATGCACGTGAATATTCAGGTCCTGGTTTTCGCGCTGGATATATTCGGACAGGGCGTTCAGCGCGTGCTTGGACACGCCGTACGCCCCGCTGCCGGGATAATATTCCAGGCCGGATTCGGAGCTGATGTTGACGATGTGCCCGCGCTGGCGTGCGCGCATGGAGGGCAGCACGGCGCGCGCCATCAAAAATGGGCCGCGCAGATTGATGCCCATCACCTGATCCCAGTCCTGAATGGTGTGATCGTGGATCGGGCCGCCGCCGCCAATGCCCGCGTTGCTCACCAGAATATCGACCGGGCCGAACGCCTCGGTCGTATCCTCGACCAGCCGCTCGACGTCCAGCTCGTCCGCGACGCTGGCCTGGATCGCCACCGCCTGCCCGCCCGCCGCCTCGATCTGCGCGATCGTCGTTTGCAGCGGCCCCATACGCCGCCCACAGATCACCACCTGCGCGCCCTCGCGCGCCAGAGCCAGCGCGATTCCCTGCCCGATACCCGTGCCTCCACCGGTTACCAGCGCGACCTGCCCATCCAACATGCCCATGCCCAACCTCCTGTGTATGTCTGGCTCCATAGCCTGATAGTACGAGTCTAAATGACCCACCTGTCCAGTTCAAAATCCGCCACCTGCCTCATTTCATCCCTTGGGCGATGCAGTACAGTGGAGTGTGGGTTCCAGTGCTCGGGGATGGTAGAACACGATGGGCCGACTCTTATTGGTTGAACTGGAACGCGTTGCTTCCCCCGAGTGCTCGCCCACCTCACCCCCGCAGATTCAGAGGAGGATTCGACCAATGCACTTCAATCATAAATTGACTTTATTGGGCGCGCTGCTGCTGGCGATCAGCCTGTCGGCCTTCGGCGTTGCGAACGTGACCGCCCAGGAAGATATGCAGGTCGCGGCGTCGGCGCAGTTGGTGGACACTGCCGGGAACCCGGTCGGCACGGTGCGCTTCGTGGACGAGCAGGAATATGGCACGATCGCGATCATCGTGCAGGCGCAAAACCTGACGCCCGGCTTCCACGGTTTCCATCTGCACGAAACCGGCCAGTGCGATCCCGCCGCCGATCCGCCTTTTAGCTCAGCGGGCGGCCACCTGAACCTGACCGGGGCGGCGCACCCCAGCCATGAGGGCGACTTCCCCACGCTGCTGGTGATGCAGAACGGCACCGCCGCGATGTCGTTCCGCACCGATCGCTTCACGATCGCGGATCTGCTGGACGCGGATGGCTCGGCGCTCGTGGTCCACAGCGGCCCCGACAACTACGCCAACATCCCGGCGGACTACCTGCAGGAAGGCGAACAGCTCCTTGAGAGCACGACCAGCAGCGGCGACGGCGGTGACCGCGTGGCGTGTGGCGTCGTCGCGGAAGGCGACCTGCCAGCAGCCGAACCGCAGGGCACCGAACCGGCAGTGGAAACCACGGCTGAGCCGGTGGCGACCGAAGCCATGACGGAGCCGGTGGCGACTGAGGCCATGGTCGAACCGATGGGCACCGAAGCGATGGTTGAGCCGGTGGGCACGGAAGCCATGATCGAACCGGCAGTGACCGACGTCATGACGGAACCCGTCGCGACCGAACCGGCCAGCTAACCCGCCAGACATCAGACAGTACCAGCAAGCGTGACACGAGCGGCCTCCTGTTGGGGGCCGCTTTTTTGCACGCTACAAGCCAATTCGGTGTATTAAATTTCTTTAATTATGTTCAACTGTCTCACCTCATCACATTAAACAACCTTAAACGTGAGCTGTTCGCTGTGTGGGGCGTTTGTGCTACGATTGGAAGCGGTTTTCCACTCGATCCCCCAACCCAGGAGCAGGCATGTCCGCCACCGTCTATTCCGATTCGTTCGAGGGCCTCGACGACGCCACCTACCAGCGGCGCAAGCGGGCCTGGGCCATGTACGACTGGGCCAACTCGGCCTTCGCCACCAC is a window encoding:
- a CDS encoding PRC-barrel domain-containing protein; the protein is MEFKNGTEVKTVSGDKVGTVDRVVLDPKTDEVTHIVVRKGFLLPEDKVVRIEDLTDATEDTVTLRAGIDNLDDLPPYEERYYVPWEDVEDRAAAGTDSAAPYYWYPPAGAAWWGSPGYAGNYGYAPYLTPVQVVHNIPENTIALKEGAKVYSTDGDHVGNVERLFVSADDRVSHFVISEGLIFKTKKLVPTSWVMDVTEDEVYLSVKSSVLDRLEAYEA
- a CDS encoding bifunctional 4-hydroxy-2-oxoglutarate aldolase/2-dehydro-3-deoxy-phosphogluconate aldolase, which codes for MARFDRLSVLNTVIAGGMVPLFYNADVDTARQIAAALYKGGARVLEFTNRGDFAIEVFSALVKHCAQAQPELIVGVGSVDDAPTAALYMAHGANFVVGPTFNEEVVRVCNRHKVAYMPGCGSVNDIARAEEWGVEIVKAFPGTAVGGPGFVKDLLGPRPWSRLMPTGGVTTEEANLRAWFDAGVACVGMGSNLVKKDWVKAGDFQSIEHATRGALDLIRVIRGL
- a CDS encoding glycosyltransferase family 39 protein, encoding MHSANSQPGTAHPLVDAPAMEHAALRPVAMSQARYLVAVAIILLVGMGLRAWNLGGADFWTDEVLTSLRANVPLEDAIDSILGAGNQAPIYYMMMQILPHSSDVLLRLPAVILGVVNIALLMVIIVQLYGDRLLALEVGALLAVNPLHVILSRTARFYTLLFLFCLLFTYLFIRLVRGQRSRRTWILFWLCSVLAYMTHYSSLALPAAQGVLLLVLWRRTREMWIPWGIAQALAVAPAGLWMLLATGEYEPVGYVGMAHPPVLSDLPITFLNLLAGFDGTWQWFSVPGVVLGAVGIIAGVVVVARTWRPQPDRLYWIASGVLPVLALFFIGVTFYSKYKDRYMLVLGPSVMILFVWGWRWLAPRWSRAAVAVVVLTGALLSVQLFASGSYQRTDWSEAGRYLEQQFQPGDRVMFARMTTYEAFKHSYDGSADVLDEAFLQTETPDTTAIEREAPRIWVIYRDQWEDFHRQGWVRDFDPMRRGLSDMSNWLVDRRDRIVSQKSFDGIVIYELAPLE
- a CDS encoding BON domain-containing protein, with product MSEYHPKGDDHDQHDDDYQEEYGPGYKYSGGDYDPRKVSTRDREYYAQSYGQTEGDAQGDAMPKNPDYDADEDPRYYDDPKRKQEEAEHEEAISRRAAMPENLEEWEEPEHAEHYEYNAYGSDAHDPDQTRVEDPMEFDPSTDRREDGQIYDDVIELFVRDDRLDGDKVHVAVDQGEVVLSGTVKDKPVKVHAEQAVRRVAGVRIVHNALSVPGDEG
- a CDS encoding SDR family oxidoreductase; this translates as MGMLDGQVALVTGGGTGIGQGIALALAREGAQVVICGRRMGPLQTTIAQIEAAGGQAVAIQASVADELDVERLVEDTTEAFGPVDILVSNAGIGGGGPIHDHTIQDWDQVMGINLRGPFLMARAVLPSMRARQRGHIVNISSESGLEYYPGSGAYGVSKHALNALSEYIQRENQDLNIHVHVICPGMVISEMSQGSKGLNEDKCLRPEDIADLVLWLVTRRDNVKIGRPVLIQTMENPWE
- a CDS encoding superoxide dismutase family protein, which gives rise to MHFNHKLTLLGALLLAISLSAFGVANVTAQEDMQVAASAQLVDTAGNPVGTVRFVDEQEYGTIAIIVQAQNLTPGFHGFHLHETGQCDPAADPPFSSAGGHLNLTGAAHPSHEGDFPTLLVMQNGTAAMSFRTDRFTIADLLDADGSALVVHSGPDNYANIPADYLQEGEQLLESTTSSGDGGDRVACGVVAEGDLPAAEPQGTEPAVETTAEPVATEAMTEPVATEAMVEPMGTEAMVEPVGTEAMIEPAVTDVMTEPVATEPAS